In the genome of Polaribacter atrinae, one region contains:
- a CDS encoding ferredoxin--NADP reductase has protein sequence MSTFHKVNIQEVIRETADAVSLVFKIPGNLKAKFAFHAGQYLTLKKTINGKEVRRAYSICSSPSDNYLKVAIKAVENGTFSTYATTELKEGNFIEISEPEGKFTLEPKANKNYIAFAAGSGITPILSMIKDVLENETSSTFTLIYGNKTAEDTIFKSELDALKESNQDRFNLHYICSREQQEGSLFGRIDKAHTNFYINNSYKDTSFDSAFLCGPESMINEVSATLTERGFAKENIHFELFTVSLDEEAVSEIKEGTTEVIVMLDDEETTFTMQQTDDLLSASLRNNLDAPYSCQGGVCSTCMCKVTEGSAVMVKNSILTDSEIEEGLVLACQAYPTTSKISIDFDDV, from the coding sequence ATGTCAACATTTCACAAAGTAAACATACAAGAAGTGATAAGAGAAACTGCAGATGCGGTTTCTCTTGTGTTTAAAATACCTGGTAATTTAAAAGCAAAATTTGCTTTTCATGCAGGACAATACTTAACACTTAAGAAAACAATTAACGGAAAAGAGGTTAGAAGAGCGTATTCTATCTGTTCTTCTCCAAGTGATAATTATTTAAAAGTGGCAATAAAAGCGGTAGAAAATGGTACTTTTTCTACGTATGCTACCACAGAACTAAAGGAAGGAAATTTTATAGAAATTTCTGAACCAGAAGGAAAATTTACTTTAGAACCTAAAGCAAATAAAAATTACATCGCTTTTGCAGCTGGATCTGGTATTACTCCAATACTTTCTATGATTAAAGATGTATTAGAAAACGAAACTTCGTCTACTTTTACATTAATCTACGGAAACAAAACAGCAGAGGATACCATCTTTAAAAGTGAATTGGACGCTTTAAAAGAATCAAACCAAGATCGTTTTAACCTACACTACATTTGTAGTAGAGAACAACAAGAAGGTTCTTTATTTGGTAGAATAGATAAAGCACACACCAATTTCTACATCAACAACAGTTACAAAGACACTTCTTTCGATTCAGCATTTTTATGCGGACCAGAAAGTATGATTAATGAGGTTTCTGCAACACTTACTGAACGTGGATTTGCAAAAGAAAATATTCATTTTGAATTGTTTACGGTTTCTCTTGATGAAGAAGCAGTTTCTGAAATAAAGGAAGGTACAACGGAAGTAATTGTAATGTTAGATGATGAAGAAACTACGTTTACCATGCAGCAAACAGATGATCTTCTTTCTGCAAGCTTACGTAATAACTTAGATGCCCCTTATTCTTGTCAAGGTGGTGTTTGTAGCACATGTATGTGTAAAGTTACAGAGGGTAGTGCCGTAATGGTTAAGAATTCAATTTTAACGGATAGTGAAATAGAAGAAGGATTGGTTTTAGCTTGTCAAGCATATCCAACAACTTCAAAAATCTCTATAGATTTTGATGATGTTTAG
- a CDS encoding LysE family translocator, whose amino-acid sequence MDIYDFKNAFLIGFFMAFMIGPVFFMLIQISILKGARAAISFDIGVILGDITFILIAYYGSRSLLEKIKDDPRLYFVGGLVLIVYGLITYFDKQNKKEALEHTKTIEVPVKSNYIKLFFKGYFLNFINIGVLAFWLGTVLVIGPTLDMNPNSIFWYFATVILGYAVTDLGKILLAKQLKNKMTPLVIYRMKRIMGIILFVCGIFLILKGFIPNDKIDNFIN is encoded by the coding sequence ATGGATATTTACGACTTTAAAAATGCTTTTTTAATAGGTTTTTTCATGGCTTTTATGATAGGACCAGTATTCTTTATGCTAATTCAAATTAGTATTTTAAAAGGTGCTAGAGCGGCCATTTCATTTGATATTGGAGTAATATTAGGTGATATTACTTTTATATTAATCGCTTATTACGGAAGTAGGTCTTTATTAGAAAAGATAAAAGACGATCCTAGACTTTATTTTGTTGGTGGTTTGGTATTAATCGTCTACGGATTGATTACATACTTTGATAAACAAAACAAAAAGGAAGCTTTAGAGCACACCAAGACAATTGAAGTTCCTGTTAAGAGTAATTATATAAAACTATTCTTTAAAGGATACTTTTTAAACTTTATCAATATTGGTGTTTTGGCATTTTGGTTAGGCACCGTATTAGTTATAGGTCCTACTTTAGACATGAATCCTAATAGTATCTTTTGGTACTTTGCAACGGTAATTCTTGGTTATGCAGTAACAGATCTAGGAAAAATACTTTTGGCAAAACAGCTAAAAAATAAAATGACTCCTTTGGTTATTTATAGAATGAAAAGAATAATGGGAATTATCCTTTTTGTATGTGGTATTTTCCTCATTCTAAAAGGATTTATACCGAATGATAAAATAGATAACTTCATCAATTAG
- a CDS encoding rhodanese-related sulfurtransferase, with product MQLYNKLSAIERAALIDEAGKDRLTISFYQYFKIENPQLLRDKLFLEWNALDVLGRIYVSYEGINAQLSVPSENFYALKEQLDSISFLKDIRLNVAVEHDNKSFLKLKVKVRNKIVADGLNDETFDVTAKGVHLNAKEFNEMLANPNTVCVDMRNHYESEIGHFDGAVTPDVDTFRDSLDIIEEDLKDNKEDKNLLMYCTGGIRCEKASAYYKHKGFKNVFQLEGGIIEYTRQVKEEGIENKFIGKNFVFDHRRAERITDDVVSNCHQCGKACDEHTNCANEACHLLFIQCDECSEAMENTCSTDCQEIIQLSFEEQKELRKGKGNSNKIFKKGRSEVLKFKK from the coding sequence ATGCAACTGTACAATAAGTTAAGCGCCATAGAACGCGCTGCATTAATAGACGAAGCTGGTAAAGACCGCTTAACAATTTCTTTTTATCAATATTTTAAGATAGAAAACCCACAATTACTTAGAGACAAGTTATTCCTAGAATGGAATGCATTAGATGTACTTGGTAGAATTTACGTTTCTTACGAAGGTATTAATGCGCAACTTTCTGTTCCATCAGAAAACTTTTATGCTTTAAAAGAACAATTAGACAGTATTTCTTTCTTAAAAGACATCCGTTTAAATGTTGCTGTAGAACATGATAATAAATCGTTTTTAAAGCTAAAAGTAAAAGTTAGAAACAAAATTGTTGCTGATGGTTTAAATGACGAAACTTTTGATGTTACTGCAAAAGGAGTTCATTTAAATGCAAAGGAATTCAATGAGATGTTAGCAAATCCAAACACAGTTTGTGTAGATATGCGTAACCATTACGAAAGTGAAATTGGTCATTTCGATGGCGCTGTAACACCAGATGTAGATACTTTTAGAGATTCTTTAGATATTATAGAAGAAGATTTAAAAGACAACAAAGAAGACAAAAACTTGTTGATGTATTGTACTGGCGGAATTCGTTGCGAAAAAGCATCTGCGTATTACAAACACAAAGGTTTTAAAAATGTTTTTCAGCTAGAAGGCGGAATTATAGAATACACGCGTCAAGTAAAAGAAGAAGGAATAGAGAATAAATTTATCGGTAAAAACTTTGTGTTCGATCATAGAAGAGCCGAACGTATTACAGACGATGTCGTTTCTAACTGTCACCAATGTGGTAAAGCGTGTGATGAACATACCAACTGTGCAAATGAAGCATGTCATTTATTGTTTATTCAATGTGATGAATGTTCAGAAGCTATGGAAAACACCTGTTCTACAGATTGTCAAGAAATAATTCAATTGTCTTTTGAGGAGCAAAAAGAGCTTAGAAAAGGGAAGGGAAATAGCAATAAAATATTTAAAAAAGGAAGATCTGAAGTTTTAAAGTTTAAGAAGTAA
- a CDS encoding cytochrome c oxidase subunit I — translation MSEHHHKETFVTKYIFSQDHKMISKQFLVTGMFMGIIGVFMSMLFRMQIAWPEKSFSIIEAFLGPHQTDGVMNPDMYLALVTIHGTIMVFFVLTAGLSGTFSNLLIPLQIGARDMASGFLNMVSYWLFFISSIIMVISLFVEAGPASAGWTIYPPLSALPQAIPGSGMGMTLWLVSMAIFIASSLIGSLNYIVTVFNLRTKGMKMTRLPLTIWALFVTAIIGVVSFPVLLSAALLLIFDRSFGTSFYLSDIFIAGEVLHYQGGSPVLFEHLFWFLGHPEVYIVILPAMGIVSEILAINSRKPIFGYRAMIGSIIAIAFLSTIVWGHHMFVSGMNPFLGSVFTFTTLLIAIPSAVKSFNWLTTLWKGNLQLNPAMLFSIGLVSTFVTGGLTGIVLGDSALDINVHDTYFVVAHFHLVMGVSAIFGMFAGVYHWFPKMYGRMMNKTLGYWHFWLSIICAYGVFWPMHFIGLAGLPRRYYSNTAFPMFDDLSDINIVITLFALVGGFAQIFFISNFFISIYRGEKATMNPWKANTLEWTTPVDHVHGNWPGKLPEVHRWAYDYSKRVDAEDDDSAYLHGEDYVLQTVPLLDGEEPS, via the coding sequence ATGTCAGAACATCATCATAAAGAAACATTTGTAACAAAATATATTTTTAGCCAAGATCATAAAATGATTTCTAAGCAGTTCCTTGTAACTGGTATGTTTATGGGAATCATTGGTGTATTTATGTCTATGTTATTTCGTATGCAAATTGCATGGCCAGAAAAATCTTTTTCTATAATTGAAGCATTTTTAGGCCCTCATCAAACAGACGGTGTAATGAACCCAGATATGTACTTAGCATTGGTAACAATACACGGTACTATAATGGTGTTCTTTGTATTAACAGCAGGATTAAGTGGTACTTTTTCTAACTTATTAATTCCGTTGCAAATTGGAGCTAGAGATATGGCATCTGGTTTTTTAAATATGGTATCTTATTGGTTATTCTTTATTTCAAGTATAATCATGGTAATATCTTTATTTGTAGAAGCAGGTCCAGCATCAGCAGGATGGACTATCTATCCTCCGTTAAGTGCATTACCCCAAGCAATTCCAGGTTCTGGAATGGGTATGACATTATGGTTAGTTTCTATGGCTATATTTATTGCATCTTCTTTAATAGGTTCTTTAAACTATATAGTTACTGTTTTTAACTTAAGAACAAAAGGAATGAAAATGACAAGATTGCCTTTAACAATTTGGGCTTTATTTGTAACTGCAATTATAGGTGTAGTTTCTTTCCCTGTTTTATTATCAGCAGCTTTATTATTAATCTTTGATAGAAGTTTTGGAACTTCATTCTATTTATCAGATATCTTTATTGCTGGTGAAGTATTACATTATCAAGGTGGGTCTCCAGTATTATTTGAGCACTTATTTTGGTTCTTAGGTCACCCTGAGGTTTATATTGTAATCTTACCTGCCATGGGTATTGTTTCAGAAATTTTGGCTATCAATTCACGTAAACCAATATTTGGATACCGTGCAATGATTGGTTCTATTATAGCAATTGCATTTTTATCTACAATTGTTTGGGGACACCATATGTTTGTTTCAGGAATGAATCCTTTCTTAGGTTCTGTATTTACATTTACAACGTTATTAATTGCAATTCCTTCTGCTGTAAAATCATTTAACTGGCTTACAACACTGTGGAAAGGGAATCTTCAATTAAATCCTGCTATGTTATTTTCTATCGGATTGGTTTCTACATTCGTAACAGGAGGTTTAACAGGTATTGTTTTAGGCGATTCTGCTTTAGATATTAATGTTCATGATACGTACTTTGTAGTAGCGCATTTCCACTTAGTAATGGGAGTTTCTGCAATTTTTGGAATGTTTGCTGGTGTGTACCACTGGTTTCCTAAAATGTACGGTAGAATGATGAACAAGACTTTAGGATACTGGCATTTCTGGTTAAGCATTATTTGTGCTTACGGAGTTTTCTGGCCAATGCACTTTATAGGTTTAGCAGGTTTACCAAGAAGATATTATTCTAACACAGCATTTCCTATGTTTGATGATTTATCTGATATTAACATTGTAATTACATTATTTGCCTTAGTTGGTGGTTTTGCTCAGATATTCTTTATTTCTAACTTCTTTATCTCTATTTATAGAGGAGAAAAAGCAACTATGAACCCTTGGAAAGCAAATACTTTAGAATGGACAACTCCTGTAGATCATGTACATGGAAACTGGCCAGGGAAATTACCAGAAGTACATAGATGGGCTTATGATTATAGTAAGCGTGTAGACGCAGAAGATGATGATAGTGCTTATTTACACGGTGAGGATTACGTTTTACAAACGGTACCTTTGTTAGATGGTGAAGAGCCTTCTTAG
- a CDS encoding aspartate-semialdehyde dehydrogenase, whose protein sequence is MKIAVVGATGMVGTVMLKVLEERNLPITELIPVASERSAGKKLTYKGKEYTIVTLADAVKMKPDVALFSAGGDTSVEWAPKFAEVGTTVIDNSSAWRMDPTKKLVVPEINGDVLTKDDKIIANPNCSTIQLVAVLSPLHLKYKMKRVVISTYQSVSGSGVKAVQQLDNEEAGIDGEMAYPHKIGRNAIPHCDVFLENGYTKEEMKLVKEPKKILRDDSFSVTATAVRIPTAGGHSEAVNVQFENAFDLAEVRQILSETPGVIVEDDLANNVYPMAINAHDKDEVFVGRIRRDESQENTLNLWIVADNLRKGAATNTIQIAEYLIENNLV, encoded by the coding sequence ATGAAAATAGCTGTAGTTGGTGCAACTGGAATGGTGGGCACAGTAATGTTGAAAGTTTTAGAAGAACGTAATTTACCAATAACGGAATTGATTCCTGTAGCATCTGAAAGATCTGCTGGAAAAAAATTAACCTATAAAGGAAAAGAATATACCATAGTAACCTTAGCAGATGCCGTAAAAATGAAGCCAGATGTTGCTTTATTTTCTGCCGGTGGAGATACTTCTGTAGAATGGGCACCTAAATTTGCCGAAGTTGGTACAACTGTTATTGATAATTCTTCTGCTTGGAGAATGGATCCTACTAAGAAATTAGTGGTACCAGAAATTAACGGAGATGTTTTAACGAAGGATGATAAAATTATTGCAAACCCAAATTGTTCTACAATTCAGTTAGTTGCAGTATTGTCTCCTTTACATTTAAAATATAAAATGAAACGTGTAGTTATTTCTACCTATCAATCTGTTTCTGGTTCTGGTGTAAAAGCGGTACAGCAATTAGATAATGAAGAGGCTGGTATTGATGGCGAAATGGCGTATCCTCATAAAATTGGTAGAAATGCAATTCCTCATTGTGATGTTTTCTTAGAAAATGGATACACTAAAGAGGAAATGAAATTGGTAAAAGAACCAAAAAAGATTTTACGTGATGATTCTTTTTCTGTAACGGCAACTGCTGTTAGAATTCCTACCGCTGGTGGACATTCTGAAGCTGTAAATGTTCAGTTTGAAAATGCATTTGATTTAGCAGAGGTTAGACAAATATTAAGTGAAACTCCTGGTGTTATTGTAGAAGATGATTTGGCTAACAACGTTTATCCGATGGCAATAAACGCACATGATAAAGATGAAGTATTTGTTGGACGTATTAGAAGAGATGAATCTCAAGAAAATACCTTAAATTTGTGGATTGTTGCAGATAACCTTAGAAAAGGAGCAGCTACAAACACAATACAAATTGCCGAATATTTAATTGAAAATAATTTGGTGTAA
- a CDS encoding peptidase U32 family protein: protein MQKIELMAPAGNFESMQAALDNGCDSIYFGVEQLNMRARASVNFTLDDLEEISKRCSEKKVRTYLTLNTIVYDHDLSIVKTLIKRAKEANITAVIAMDQAVISMAREQQMEVHISTQINITNIETVKFYALFADTIVLSRELSLRQVKKITEAIEKDQIKGPSGKLIEVEIFGHGALCMAVSGKCYMSLHSHNSSANRGACKQNCRKKYTVIDQETGFEMELDNEYIMSPKDLCTIDFLDQVAEAGIKVLKIEGRGRAPEYVAKVIKCYRDAIDSLANGTYDNEKVISWMQELEKVYNRGFWNGYYLGQKLGEWSKESGSHATQKKVYLGKGEHYFDKAKIGQFKIDAYDVAVGDTILITGPTTGAQEMEVKQMFVNDASAQKATKGDEVTMKLDFKIRRSDKLYKIVKTEFAVS, encoded by the coding sequence ATGCAAAAAATCGAATTAATGGCACCAGCCGGTAATTTTGAATCGATGCAGGCTGCTTTAGATAATGGTTGCGATTCTATTTATTTTGGAGTAGAGCAACTAAATATGCGAGCAAGAGCTTCTGTTAATTTTACTTTAGATGATTTAGAAGAGATTTCTAAAAGATGTTCAGAAAAAAAAGTAAGAACCTATCTTACCTTAAATACCATAGTTTACGACCATGATTTATCAATAGTAAAAACATTGATAAAACGTGCAAAAGAAGCAAATATAACTGCGGTAATTGCCATGGATCAAGCAGTGATTTCTATGGCGAGAGAACAACAAATGGAAGTTCATATTTCTACACAAATTAATATTACAAATATAGAAACTGTAAAGTTTTATGCACTTTTTGCTGATACAATTGTCTTAAGTAGAGAGTTGAGTTTACGACAAGTAAAAAAGATTACAGAAGCAATTGAGAAAGATCAAATAAAAGGACCTTCTGGTAAATTAATTGAAGTTGAAATTTTTGGTCACGGTGCTTTGTGTATGGCTGTTTCGGGTAAATGTTATATGAGTTTACATTCTCATAATTCATCAGCAAATAGAGGTGCTTGCAAACAAAATTGCAGAAAAAAATATACAGTTATCGATCAAGAAACTGGTTTTGAAATGGAATTGGATAATGAGTATATTATGTCTCCAAAAGATTTATGTACCATCGATTTTTTAGATCAGGTTGCAGAGGCAGGAATCAAAGTTTTAAAGATTGAAGGTAGAGGAAGAGCGCCAGAATATGTAGCCAAAGTAATTAAATGTTACCGAGATGCTATAGATAGTTTGGCTAACGGAACGTATGATAATGAGAAGGTGATTTCTTGGATGCAAGAATTAGAAAAAGTCTACAATCGTGGTTTTTGGAATGGTTATTATTTAGGTCAGAAATTAGGAGAGTGGAGTAAAGAATCTGGCTCTCATGCAACACAAAAGAAAGTGTATTTAGGTAAAGGAGAACATTATTTTGACAAAGCTAAAATTGGTCAATTTAAAATTGATGCCTATGATGTTGCGGTAGGAGACACTATTTTAATTACCGGGCCAACAACTGGAGCTCAAGAAATGGAAGTTAAACAAATGTTTGTAAATGATGCTTCTGCCCAAAAAGCAACAAAAGGAGACGAAGTTACCATGAAGTTAGATTTTAAAATTAGAAGATCAGACAAGTTGTATAAGATTGTAAAAACTGAATTCGCAGTAAGCTAA